A single region of the Vicia villosa cultivar HV-30 ecotype Madison, WI unplaced genomic scaffold, Vvil1.0 ctg.001202F_1_1_1, whole genome shotgun sequence genome encodes:
- the LOC131633993 gene encoding uncharacterized protein LOC131633993: MVDINNSDKMYVHFTMVSIEKLTEALTEEERQDLGPTDILFEALNLPNYPGRVRSYGFGVSSKDVLPRYSRPTQMDFQKLYGFCNTLKSRLEVLEREKLERDKLDKGKLDRQQTKTVEERQQPQQVLEKLQQSEKVAQRQQPEKVAERQQPEKIAESQQPSDKGSCNPESLDNILEGIFPVNIYLSSPVRCLVARGKLYNTKGNMVHGMTLPPGYVKVNIEVAIVPYASLPISVDGGDVSLVGHAIGTIVPWPMKLLKFAAECEKIPDQSQIKGNNIQRNVEYSVSSPNKSNKRFKIEESPRVGGSTGLANLPFLDMYVKKMMRVGSLIEIKMEESIFGEEFLEKLLVESIKKILDHNWLSASIITVFARYLYDKFISPNGLINKFSFISPHVSRENNLGNAIAKILLKDEEFKDKMILAPCNLGKHWVLLVINPDAEVIYYMDPALQIYRANSNSKVPKVSKSKKISWQKIKCPRQINSIDCGYFVMRFMKEVIMENEIMIPANYFSDHKCRTYSHDKLTEVKEDWATYMVDDVFVGLELSYK; the protein is encoded by the exons ATGGTTGATATAAACAACAGTGATAAGATGTATGTACATTTCACAATGGTTTCTATT GAGAAGTTAACAGAAGCTCTAACTGAAGAAGAGAGACAAGACCTTGGTCCTACGGATATATTATTCGAGGCTCTAAATCTCCCAAACTACCCTGGGCGTGTTAGGAGTTATGGTTTTGGGGTTTCTTCTAAGGACGTATTACCACGCTACAGTCGCCCCACACAAATGGACTTTCAAAAATTGTATGGCTTTTGCAACACACTCAAAAGTAGATTGGAGGTGCTAGAGAGAGAGAAGCTGGAGAGAGATAAGTTGGATAAAGGGAAGCTAGATAGGCAACAAACTAAAACAGTGGAAGAGAGGCAGCAACCTCAACAAGTGTTAGAGAAGTTGCAACAGTCTGAAAAAGTGGCACAAAGGCAACAACCTGAAAAAGTGGCAGAAAGGCAACAACCTGAAAAAATAGCAGAGAGTCAACAACCCAGTGATAAAGGTTCTTGTAACCCTGAATCACTTGACAACATTCTTGAG GGTATCTTTCCtgttaatatatatttatcatcCCCGGTTCGTTGTTTGGTTGCTCGTGGCAAACTATATAACACCAAAGGTAACATGGTGCACGGCATGACGTTACCACCTGGGTATGTTAAGGTTAATATTGAAGTTGCTATTGTGCCATATGCTTCATTGCCTATATCTGTTGATGGTGGAGATGTATCTCTGGTTGGTCATGCAATAGGAACAATTGTGCCATGGCCAATGAAACTTCTTAAATTTGCTGCTGAATGTGAAAAG ATTCCTGATCAATCCCAAATCAAAGGTAATAATATTCAACGCAATGTTGAATATTCAGTTTCATCACCTAACAAAAGCAACAAAAGGTTCAAAATTGAAGAGTCTCCTAGAGTTGGCGGTTCAACTGGTCTTGCAAATTTACCATTCCTTGATATGTATGTGAAAAAGATGATGAGGGTTGGAtcgttaattgaaataaaaatggaGGAAAGTATATTTGGTGAAGAGTTTTTAGAGAAGCTACTTGTAGAGAGTATAAAAAAGATTCTTGATCATAATTGGTTAAGTGCATCTATTATCACTGTATTTGCCAG GTATTTGTATGACAAGTTTATTAGTCCAAATGGATTAATAAATAAGTTCTCCTTCATTTCCCCACATGTATCACGGGAGAATAATCTAGGAAATGCTATAGCAAAAATACTCTTGAAAGATGAGGAGTTCAAGGATAAGATGATTCTTGCACCTTGCAATCTAGG GAAACATTGGGTGTTGCTTGTCATCAATCCCGATGCTGAGGTTATATATTACATGGATCC CGCTTTGCAAATTTATCGTGCCAATAGTAATTCTAAAGTGCCTAAAGTGTCcaagtcaaagaaaatttcatggcaaaaaataaag TGTCCCCGACAAATTAATAGCATTGATTGTGGATATTTTGTAATGCGGTTTATGAAAGAGGTCATCATGGAAAATGAAATTATGATCCCTGCAAAT TACTTTTCTGACCACAAATGTCGCACCTACTCtcatgataagttaactgaggtCAAGGAGGATTGGGCTACCTATATGGTGGATGATGTTTTCG TTGGATTAGAGTTatcatataaataa